Genomic segment of bacterium:
CGGTCGGCCCCTACGTCATCGCAACATGCATGTCCCCTCCCCCCTGGGGGGGGAGGGCAGGGAGGGGGGTGCAGATTACCGGCTGACGACCAGCCGCCGCGTCAGCGATCCCGCGCTCGTTTCCAGGCGGTAGAGGTAGACGCCGGAGGGAATTTCCACGCAGTTCCAGGACGCCTCGTGACGCCCGGCGGTCGTCTCGGCGTTCATCACGGTGGCCACGCGCCTGCCGGCCAGGTCGTAGACGGCCAGTTCCACATGGCCGTCGGCGGGAAGCGAATAGGCGAAGCTCACCGCCCCGCGCGCCGGGTTGGGATAGGCTTCTTCGAGTGTCAGCCGGTACGCCGGTCCTGGGAAAGTCACCGCCTCCGTGGGGCCGAAGCGGCTTACCGTCCCGTCCGAGTCGGTGACCTCCAGCCAGTAGACGTAGCTCAAACCGGCCTCTGTATCTCTGTCCAGCCAGCGGACCGCCGAGCCGGGAAGCGCGCCGGATACCGCCTCCGGTTCGCTCTCACCAGTTGACCGCAGGACGTGTAGACCGGCGGGAACGTCGCCGGTGATTTCCCAGCCGACCAGGACCCCCTCGTCGCGAACGTCCGCAAAGATGTCCGCGTCCTCCAGGCCGACCCCGAGCTGGTTGTAGAAGACGAAGTTGGGTTTACCATAATCCCAAGGGTTCGAGGTTAATCCCACGGCCAGGTCGGGTGAACCGTCGTTGTTCAGGTCCCCGAGGTCTGAACACACTGCATAATAGTCCGGCAGCCAGAGCAGTTCGGGATATGTTTCCAGTCCGCCGCCGTTCCAGAGGTACATGTGTATCGTGCCAAGGTCCGAAAGAAACATGTCCGTGTGACCGTCCAGCGTGGCGTCGCGGATGCTGCAGGAACAAACGTGGCCGTACAACTCGGATTCCCAACTGGGCGAGGTGGGGAGGCCGGAACCGTCGCCGTAGTAGACGTCGGAGTAGAAATCCAACCAGTCGTCGGCGCCGCAGATGCCCTTGAAGAGGTCGAGGATGCCGTCATCGTTAACGTCGCCCCAGAGTGCCACCTGGCATCTTCCGGGGGGTGGGTCGTTCTTCCAAATCGGCGTCGTCTGGATGACGCCGTTTACGTTCTCATAGACCCGAACGTAGGACCCGTAGCTGGCTACGGCCAGGTCCAGGTCGCCGTCCGCGTCGTAGTCCCCCCAATCTGTCGATACGCCCATTTCATGTCTAAACAGCAGGGGCTCGTCGGTCAGGACGCCGCCCTCGTTGGTATAGATCGCGACGTTGTGAACATGTTGGTCGGTCATCGCCAGGTCGGGGTAGCCGTCGTCGTTGTAATCACCCAGTGTGAGACCATCGTACACGGCGGAGGGGTCGTACATGTGGGACCAGGAGGGCGTGGTCTCGAGGCCGTTCCCGTCGTTGTAGTACACGTGAAGCTGATCGCCGCCACAGACCAGGTCCAGGTCGCCGTCCAGGTCCAGGTCCCCGGCGACGCAGGAGTAGGAGCCCTCGTCCAATCCCGAGGTCCAGCCCGGTGCCTCCGACAGACCGTCCCCCTCGTTGTAGTACACCACGTCATAATCGTAGGTGGCCGTGATGTTGTTGGCGGCGTAGAGGTCCAGCCGGTCGCTCCAGGTGTAGTCCACCTCGACGGTCGCCCCGTCGGCGGGGGCCGCGCCCAGGGCGATCCATCCGTCGTGCGGGTCCTCGCAGTACTCGTCGAGACCGAGGACCCGTCCGTTGACGCGCACCTCGGCAATGTCGCGCGCCGGAATGTGGTCGAGGTTGAACACCTTACAGTGACCGTCGCCGGTGCTCGTCTCGCCGGTCTGCGTCACCCAGCCGTCCCCGTTAAAGTCGCCGAGGACGATCCAGTGCGTCGAGGCCCCGTCCTCGCTCGTCCAGTCGGGGGGGATGGAATAGGGAATCCTGTCCACCGCGACGACGGGCACCAGGACCACCACTAGCATCGTTAGTATCTTACGCATGGCTTTCTCACCTCTATTATGAGGTATCTCTACCTCACCGTAACGAGACCCGAGATGGGTTTTCCATCCCGAGCTGACCGTGATTCACCGGCTCACGACCAGGCGCTCGCCGAGGACCAGGTAGATATGCACAACCACCTCTTTTTTCTGGCGCGATTTCCAGCGTCCCCGGGCGAACTAGTGTTTACCTCCGATGACTTCGTTTACCAGTACTATCCTTTTCTCCCTCAAAAGAACTTCTATATCCATGTCTTTTACAGACGGCGCCGAATCGAAGTAGGCATAAAAGGCCCGTTTGAGCACCTCGGCCAGCCCCCTGTCCCTGAGATGAAGTGCCAGCAGACCGTAGCCGCTGGCTAATTCGCTCTTCAAGCCGAGCAGTATCTCGCGTCCGTCAATTACCAGAACCTTGCCCGGCACCTCGTCAATGATTTTTACATCAACGTTATCGTAGTCCCTGTAAACGTTTGTAATGACGTTTACCAGGCTGTGGTTCAGCTTCCCGAGCCCCGCTATTGAATGAAACTTCACCTTTCTTTTTTGTAGCGCTTCGGTAAACTCGGCTTTGTATTTTATTAAAGATTCCTCCATCATCTTTTTCTTCGCGCCGCCCTGTGCCTTCTCCAAGACGAGGTCAACCGCGAAGAGCACTATTTCCTCCTTCGCGTTAGAAACCAGTCTCGTGAGCTCCTCTTGAATTACGAGAGGGTCTTTCATTACCTTGACGTAATCAATCTTCTCCCCGGCTTTCTTCGCCTTTCGGTAGAGCTTGCTCAGGGTATCGCCGACCTCGGTCAGGCTTTGCTGGAACGTCTTCGCTTCCTGGGCGAAGTTTTTCTGGGCCTCCTCGAGGAGCATTTTGGGAGCCACCGCTTCGTAGAGCTTCCGGCCGGAGTTGAGCTGGATGCACCCCCCCTTGGCCTCCAGGGAGTTCAGCACGTCGTAGGCCTTCACCCTGCTCAGCCCGGCCAGTTTTCCGACCTCCGCCGGGGTGCACTTCTCTTTTCGCAGGAGGGCGAGATAGGCCTTGACCTCACTCTCGGTGAATTCGATGTATTTCAGCATCTCGTGTATCTTCTTGTAGTCCATCAGGTTTTTCCTTCGCAAATAGTGTTGTCCCGACAGTGACAACGATAGTGTATAATTAATCCCCTGTCAAGGGTGTTCTGGGGAAAAATATAAAAAAAGGCGGGTCCTCGGGACCCGCCGTCCGTAGCTCACCGACCGCTTCGAGGTGCATCATCCTTCGTCGCGTATATACGGACCGGAGGCTACCTTACCTCGCGTTGGATACCAGGGATACGGCGCCGGCTTTCCACCAGCGGATGCGGTCGCCGGACATGGCGGCGGCGACAATATCGTCCGTCCCGTCGCCGTCCAGGTCGGCGGCGTTCACCGCGTAGGCCCCGCTGAATTCAGCGTCCACGGTGTGCGAGTACCAACTCGACCCGCGACCGTCAACATTCTCCCACCACCGCACGGTGTTGCCGGTGGCCGAGGCCCCGATAATGTCGGCGTCCCCGTCGGCGTCGAGGTCGGCGGCGTGGACGGCGCAGATGGCCAGGCTCTTCTCGATGGAGTGCAGGTTCCAGCTCGTTCCGGAACCGTCGGCGTTCTCCCACCAGGCCAACAGGTTTTCGCCCACCCCGGCGCCCACGAT
This window contains:
- a CDS encoding T9SS type A sorting domain-containing protein, which translates into the protein MRKILTMLVVVLVPVVAVDRIPYSIPPDWTSEDGASTHWIVLGDFNGDGWVTQTGETSTGDGHCKVFNLDHIPARDIAEVRVNGRVLGLDEYCEDPHDGWIALGAAPADGATVEVDYTWSDRLDLYAANNITATYDYDVVYYNEGDGLSEAPGWTSGLDEGSYSCVAGDLDLDGDLDLVCGGDQLHVYYNDGNGLETTPSWSHMYDPSAVYDGLTLGDYNDDGYPDLAMTDQHVHNVAIYTNEGGVLTDEPLLFRHEMGVSTDWGDYDADGDLDLAVASYGSYVRVYENVNGVIQTTPIWKNDPPPGRCQVALWGDVNDDGILDLFKGICGADDWLDFYSDVYYGDGSGLPTSPSWESELYGHVCSCSIRDATLDGHTDMFLSDLGTIHMYLWNGGGLETYPELLWLPDYYAVCSDLGDLNNDGSPDLAVGLTSNPWDYGKPNFVFYNQLGVGLEDADIFADVRDEGVLVGWEITGDVPAGLHVLRSTGESEPEAVSGALPGSAVRWLDRDTEAGLSYVYWLEVTDSDGTVSRFGPTEAVTFPGPAYRLTLEEAYPNPARGAVSFAYSLPADGHVELAVYDLAGRRVATVMNAETTAGRHEASWNCVEIPSGVYLYRLETSAGSLTRRLVVSR
- a CDS encoding helix-turn-helix domain-containing protein; this translates as MDYKKIHEMLKYIEFTESEVKAYLALLRKEKCTPAEVGKLAGLSRVKAYDVLNSLEAKGGCIQLNSGRKLYEAVAPKMLLEEAQKNFAQEAKTFQQSLTEVGDTLSKLYRKAKKAGEKIDYVKVMKDPLVIQEELTRLVSNAKEEIVLFAVDLVLEKAQGGAKKKMMEESLIKYKAEFTEALQKRKVKFHSIAGLGKLNHSLVNVITNVYRDYDNVDVKIIDEVPGKVLVIDGREILLGLKSELASGYGLLALHLRDRGLAEVLKRAFYAYFDSAPSVKDMDIEVLLREKRIVLVNEVIGGKH